One genomic region from Salvia hispanica cultivar TCC Black 2014 chromosome 2, UniMelb_Shisp_WGS_1.0, whole genome shotgun sequence encodes:
- the LOC125203245 gene encoding VQ motif-containing protein 17-like → MTMENQMCCPKTASTNLAMHRKSQTISKSKPKIRIIHIFAPEIIKTDAANFRELVQRLTGKPDQHNGVTETKEGSRKKKSRAEVGAGFHVKEEIWMSANSGGGFLGGFTEIEGFMHELNHFQFLEGTTAQMQDVYGDHCLQLA, encoded by the coding sequence ATGACAATGGAAAACCAAATGTGCTGCCCAAAGACAGCCTCAACAAACCTAGCCATGCACAGAAAATCACAAAcgatttcaaaatcaaagcCGAAAATCCGAATAATTCACATATTTGCACCAGAAATCATCAAGACTGATGCTGCAAACTTCAGGGAGCTGGTGCAGAGGCTCACCGGAAAGCCTGATCAACACAACGGCGTTACGGAGACAAAAGAGGgatcaagaaagaaaaagtcaAGAGCGGAGGTGGGTGCTGGATTTCATGTGAAAGAAGAGATTTGGATGAGTGCAAATTCGGGAGGTGGATTTTTGGGAGGTTTTACGGAAATTGAAGGATTCATGCATGAGCTTAATCACTTTCAGTTTTTGGAAGGTACAACAGCTCAGATGCAGGATGTTTATGGAGATCACTGTCTGCAGCTTGCTTGA